The genome window TTTCGCAAAAATTATTCAACTATAAATTCTCCTTTCATCATAGCATAATGTCCGGGAAAAGAACAAAGGAATTCATAAGTCCCTTTTTCGGGTGTAGGAAATTCAATAACATCAGTTTCTCCTCCTCCAATCATTTTGGTATGTGCAATCACGTCTTTGAGCAATTCTGAGGGAATATCATAATCAGGTGCTTTGGATTGGGCAGCCGCATTTCCAAAATCGGAAAGATTTATACTATTTTTTAAAAGGACAAAGTTGTGTCCCATTGCGGATTTCGGCATTGTGCCGGAATGTTTCAGCGTGAGTTTTACAGTTTGACCGCTTTTAACCCTGATTTCTTTTTTATCGAATTTCATTGCATCGTCTGATATTAAAAGTATCTCTGCTACTTTCAAATCGTTATTGTCGCCACGTGTAACGGGTTGCTCTGTTACAGCTTCCTCCTTTGCTACTTTATTATCGGTTTCAGTTTTTGTATTGTTGTTACAGCCCGATAACACGAGAAAAATACAGGATACTGCAATCAAATATTTGCCGGTTAACCGTTGTCTAACTTGGTTTGCCATATTAAAATATATTAGATAGTTGCTTGTCTACTTTTTAGTAAATAAGTAGAAAAAACTTTTGCAAAAATACTGAACATTTGGTTTGTTTCAAAAAAAATTATACATTTGCATCGTCTTTTTGACAAATTAAGGCGATAAAGAACAAATTTTTATGTACATCGGACAGGTAGTTTTTCTGGAAACATCACGCTTTGTATTCGGCTTACTTAATAAATACAGTGAGTTGGGTGCATTACTGCTGTTTTGCATTTTGCCGATGTTGTTTTTCCTTATTGAAAACTGTTCGCCTGAAATCCCGTCCGCTAATTGGGCTTTCCAATTACCTGCGTTTGCGATGGTCGTTCCTTTCTGGTTCGTCCTGTATTAACTCTCTCCATTACATTTTTATCTCATTAAGAAACTTTCGTGGCTTTATCGAATGCTATGTGTTTTCGGCGATTACTCCTGTTTTCAATCATTAATTATTTCATACATTATGCAAAAATCAATTCGTTCAATTTATTTAGACGGGTCTAAAGGTTATAATAAATCTGTCAAAAAATGTGTAACCTTTTTTAGTTCATCGGGACTTCTTCTGTCGCTTCTTCTGATAGGGAGCTGTGGAGGCAAAAATGAAAATCACGGCGGCTGGGGCAATGGTCCGGCAGAACTTCCTATAGCAGTTGTTCAACAGGGCGAAGCCGTTATACCAAAAGAAT of Flavobacterium channae contains these proteins:
- a CDS encoding azurin → MANQVRQRLTGKYLIAVSCIFLVLSGCNNNTKTETDNKVAKEEAVTEQPVTRGDNNDLKVAEILLISDDAMKFDKKEIRVKSGQTVKLTLKHSGTMPKSAMGHNFVLLKNSINLSDFGNAAAQSKAPDYDIPSELLKDVIAHTKMIGGGETDVIEFPTPEKGTYEFLCSFPGHYAMMKGEFIVE